A genomic stretch from Candidatus Methanomassiliicoccus intestinalis Issoire-Mx1 includes:
- a CDS encoding vitamin B12-dependent ribonucleotide reductase gives MGISKNAQVVLERRYLIKDKDGNTIETVDEMFHRVADAIASSEKMYENGEDAGKLAEVFYDMMTKLEFLPNSPTLMNAGKDLGQLSACFVLPVDDSMESIFEAIKQAALIHKSGGGTGFSFSRLRCEGSVVNSTGGVASGPISFMKVFNVATEAVKQGGSRRGANMGILRIDHPDILKFIDCKSNNKEITNFNISVGLTEAFMKAAEKGDDYDLVDPHTKETVGKLNAAKVFDKIVEAAWRNGEPGIIFLDRLNRDNIVPSQGEIESTNPCGEQPLLPYESCNLGSINLTKMLKKNGESWEFDWKKVEKTVKNAVHFLDNVIDVNKYPIEEIDFTTKQTRKIGLGVMGWADSLLMMKIPYNSTEAIELGERLMKFINEVGREKSQEIAAKRGTFPLFEESILPKDKPQRNGTITTIAPTGTLSIIAECSSGVEPIFGYVFVRNIMDGTEMLEVNSVLKEELERRGLYSEALMKRIAKEGSIAHIEEIPEDIRRVFVSSHDISPEDHIRMQAAFQKYTDNAVSKTVNFSHAATEEDVAEVYKLAFRLGCKGVTIYRDGSRDEQVLNIGKVNKDEEIPAEELTGRIVPRGRPDVVSGVTERVQIGCGKLYITANYDDKGICEIFTNTGKAGGCPSQSEATSRLASIALRSGIDVKTIVSQLKGIRCPSTVRQPGLKCTSCPDAIARTIEKIYNKHIELGYWDPDAISVSSLMEDDHVLTHMIKFCPECGEAVEHEGGCVICRQCGYSKCN, from the coding sequence ATGGGAATTTCAAAAAATGCACAAGTTGTCCTTGAGAGAAGGTATCTGATAAAGGACAAAGACGGCAATACAATCGAAACTGTCGACGAAATGTTTCACAGAGTCGCAGATGCGATTGCCTCCAGTGAAAAGATGTATGAAAACGGCGAGGACGCTGGCAAACTCGCTGAAGTGTTCTATGACATGATGACAAAACTGGAATTCTTGCCCAACTCTCCGACATTAATGAATGCCGGCAAAGATCTCGGCCAGCTCTCGGCATGTTTTGTTCTGCCTGTTGATGACAGCATGGAATCGATATTTGAGGCCATCAAACAGGCGGCTTTGATTCACAAAAGCGGCGGAGGCACAGGGTTCTCATTCTCCAGGCTTCGCTGCGAAGGCAGTGTCGTCAACTCCACCGGGGGAGTCGCCAGCGGACCTATAAGCTTCATGAAAGTGTTCAATGTTGCCACTGAAGCTGTAAAACAGGGAGGTTCGAGACGCGGCGCCAACATGGGAATACTCCGCATAGACCACCCAGACATTTTGAAATTTATCGATTGCAAATCGAATAACAAAGAAATTACCAACTTCAACATTTCAGTAGGACTCACTGAAGCGTTCATGAAAGCGGCTGAGAAGGGAGATGATTACGATCTCGTGGATCCGCATACCAAGGAGACTGTGGGTAAACTCAACGCTGCAAAGGTCTTTGATAAAATTGTCGAGGCTGCATGGCGCAACGGAGAGCCCGGCATTATTTTCCTCGACAGGCTGAACCGCGACAATATCGTTCCTTCCCAGGGAGAGATTGAATCTACAAATCCCTGCGGAGAACAGCCCCTGCTGCCTTATGAAAGCTGCAACTTAGGCTCAATCAACCTCACCAAGATGCTGAAAAAGAACGGTGAATCCTGGGAGTTTGACTGGAAGAAAGTGGAGAAGACAGTAAAGAATGCAGTGCACTTTCTTGACAACGTCATAGATGTCAACAAGTATCCCATCGAAGAAATTGACTTCACCACTAAACAGACGAGAAAAATCGGCCTCGGGGTCATGGGATGGGCTGACAGCCTGCTGATGATGAAGATCCCCTATAACTCTACAGAGGCAATTGAACTCGGAGAGCGCCTGATGAAGTTTATCAACGAGGTCGGACGGGAGAAAAGCCAGGAGATAGCAGCTAAGAGGGGAACATTCCCGCTGTTTGAGGAGAGTATACTGCCCAAAGATAAGCCGCAGAGGAATGGAACGATTACAACTATTGCACCTACCGGAACTCTCTCCATCATTGCTGAATGCTCATCAGGAGTCGAACCAATCTTCGGTTATGTGTTTGTAAGAAATATCATGGATGGAACAGAGATGCTTGAAGTGAACTCTGTTCTCAAAGAAGAGCTGGAAAGAAGAGGCCTTTACAGCGAAGCTCTGATGAAACGCATCGCCAAAGAAGGCAGCATTGCCCACATCGAGGAAATTCCTGAAGACATCCGCAGAGTGTTTGTTTCCAGCCATGATATCAGTCCTGAGGATCATATCAGAATGCAGGCTGCTTTCCAGAAGTACACAGACAACGCGGTTTCCAAGACAGTAAACTTCAGCCATGCAGCCACTGAGGAAGATGTGGCGGAAGTCTACAAGCTCGCCTTCAGGCTGGGCTGCAAAGGAGTAACGATCTACAGAGACGGCAGCCGTGACGAACAGGTGTTGAATATCGGCAAAGTCAACAAGGACGAGGAGATCCCGGCAGAAGAGCTGACTGGAAGAATTGTTCCCCGCGGCAGGCCTGATGTTGTGTCGGGTGTTACCGAGCGCGTGCAGATCGGCTGCGGCAAACTGTACATCACTGCCAATTATGACGATAAGGGAATCTGCGAGATATTCACCAACACCGGAAAGGCAGGAGGATGTCCCAGCCAGAGCGAAGCCACTTCAAGACTTGCCTCGATTGCCCTGCGCAGCGGTATTGATGTAAAAACCATTGTCAGCCAGCTCAAGGGAATCAGATGTCCTTCAACTGTCAGGCAGCCCGGATTGAAATGCACTTCCTGTCCTGATGCCATCGCCAGAACTATTGAGAAAATATACAACAAGCATATTGAACTCGGTTACTGGGATCCAGATGCCATAAGCGTCAGCAGCCTGATGGAAGACGATCATGTACTGACTCATATGATCAAATTCTGCCCCGAGTGCGGAGAAGCCGTTGAACATGAAGGCGGCTGTGTTATATGCAGGCAATGCGGTTACAGCAAATGCAATTAA
- a CDS encoding MoaD family protein: MTSIVFRTFGNISAITKQNQMNMEFEGCTAEDFLNKLIEKFGEDMKKILFPGGSLSDLIFILINGRNIEGLEGLETKIKDGDTVSVLPMTAGG; encoded by the coding sequence ATGACTTCGATAGTCTTCCGCACCTTCGGCAATATCTCTGCCATCACCAAGCAGAATCAGATGAACATGGAGTTCGAAGGCTGCACTGCTGAAGACTTTCTCAACAAGCTTATTGAAAAATTCGGGGAAGATATGAAAAAGATCCTCTTCCCCGGCGGTTCTCTCTCAGACTTGATATTTATATTAATAAACGGTAGAAACATCGAAGGCCTGGAAGGATTGGAGACTAAGATCAAAGACGGCGATACAGTCTCCGTTCTGCCAATGACCGCTGGTGGATGA
- a CDS encoding FAD-dependent oxidoreductase — MARKIVVIGSGAAGMTAASSARATDKEAEITVFTEEEYVSYSPCAIPFVLEGKIKDFQSIVMHDPAFYRNERNIDVRVKTKVASVDSEAKTVTLEDGSSIPYDSLILATGGTVFVPPIEGADLPGVFKVRFINDGMMIQEAMKTCKTVVVAGGGVIGLEIAVALKHAGLKVIVAEMFPQVIPRICDADMAAKVQSELEREGVEFLMGKPLGAIKGSGKVESVIVGDKEYKCDMVIMATGVRANLQIPNQLGFEIGPLGAVHVTSTLQPYRRGRVVKDVYLAGDVVMCENAAAPGPTMSQLGATAVRQGRVAGINAAGGYATFPAVLSAWISQVGEIQIAGTGLSKGLADYYGLQVVEGCAEGLSRARYYPGGTEVIVKLLAEKESRRIVGAQILGREDINGKINWLTAAIMKGVTVDEFVSSFENAYCPPTSMVRDVVCVAAENLMRKL; from the coding sequence ATGGCTAGAAAGATCGTTGTGATCGGGTCTGGAGCGGCAGGCATGACTGCTGCCTCCTCAGCAAGAGCGACTGACAAAGAAGCTGAGATTACAGTATTCACTGAAGAGGAATATGTCTCCTATTCACCGTGTGCGATTCCCTTCGTTCTCGAAGGAAAAATAAAGGACTTTCAGTCAATCGTGATGCACGATCCAGCATTCTACAGAAACGAGAGGAATATTGACGTCCGGGTAAAAACAAAAGTCGCCTCTGTCGATTCAGAGGCTAAGACCGTTACACTTGAAGACGGCTCTTCGATACCTTATGATTCTTTGATTTTAGCCACAGGCGGCACAGTGTTTGTCCCGCCGATTGAGGGCGCCGACCTTCCAGGAGTCTTCAAAGTCCGCTTCATAAATGACGGCATGATGATCCAAGAAGCAATGAAGACCTGCAAGACAGTTGTTGTCGCAGGCGGCGGAGTCATCGGCCTGGAGATCGCTGTGGCACTCAAGCACGCCGGACTGAAAGTCATCGTTGCCGAGATGTTTCCGCAGGTCATTCCAAGAATCTGCGACGCTGATATGGCCGCTAAAGTTCAGTCTGAACTTGAAAGGGAAGGTGTCGAGTTCCTGATGGGCAAGCCCCTCGGCGCCATCAAGGGCAGCGGAAAGGTGGAAAGCGTCATTGTCGGAGATAAAGAGTACAAGTGCGACATGGTAATCATGGCCACTGGAGTCAGGGCAAACCTGCAGATCCCCAATCAGCTTGGTTTTGAGATCGGACCCCTCGGCGCAGTTCATGTTACATCCACACTGCAGCCGTACCGCAGAGGCAGAGTCGTCAAGGACGTATACCTGGCAGGCGACGTTGTCATGTGCGAGAATGCCGCTGCTCCCGGACCTACCATGAGCCAGCTTGGCGCTACTGCAGTGAGACAGGGCCGCGTAGCCGGAATCAATGCTGCCGGAGGATATGCCACATTCCCAGCTGTTCTCAGTGCCTGGATTTCTCAAGTCGGCGAGATTCAGATTGCCGGAACCGGCCTCTCTAAAGGCCTGGCAGACTACTACGGCCTGCAGGTTGTCGAAGGCTGCGCGGAAGGTCTCAGCCGTGCAAGGTACTACCCCGGCGGAACCGAGGTCATAGTAAAGTTACTGGCTGAGAAGGAAAGCCGTCGCATCGTCGGTGCTCAGATCCTGGGCAGAGAAGATATAAACGGGAAAATCAACTGGCTTACTGCTGCAATTATGAAAGGAGTCACAGTCGATGAGTTTGTCAGCTCCTTTGAGAATGCTTACTGCCCCCCGACATCAATGGTCAGAGACGTAGTATGTGTAGCAGCTGAAAATCTGATGAGGAAACTGTAA
- a CDS encoding archaeosine biosynthesis radical SAM protein RaSEA produces MAKLRKEDLQTPVSTWREKDMINSEKVDAFVIILRTTGCWWAHKKGCTMCGYNTVSAPVTEEDLRVQLSKALEKYSNEKMVKIYTSGSFLDDKEIPGAVRKDIFQMFAPAQRILFESRPEFVTEENLASVVKERSAVAIGLESANDEILRKCIRKGFTVGDYEQAARVLNKLNIPLRTYLLLKPPYLTERAAIEDAKASVKYAAQFSESVSVNPVNVQRSTLVESLWSRGSYAPPMIWSLIEVLKDGSGKEGCRLLSSPSGGGAARGVHNCGKCDKALLSAVEKFSYSQDPAEFEKVDCECRGEWQALLELQDLMFTSVDVKKHVSENIVE; encoded by the coding sequence ATGGCTAAACTAAGGAAGGAAGATCTCCAGACTCCCGTCAGCACATGGCGGGAAAAGGACATGATCAATTCAGAAAAGGTAGATGCTTTCGTCATCATCCTGCGTACAACAGGCTGCTGGTGGGCTCATAAAAAGGGCTGTACCATGTGCGGATACAACACTGTAAGCGCACCGGTGACAGAAGAGGATCTCAGAGTTCAGCTCTCAAAGGCCTTGGAAAAATACAGCAATGAAAAAATGGTCAAGATCTATACTTCCGGTTCATTCTTAGATGACAAGGAGATTCCCGGTGCAGTCAGGAAGGATATATTTCAGATGTTTGCTCCGGCACAGAGGATTCTCTTCGAGTCCCGTCCTGAATTCGTCACCGAGGAAAACTTAGCTTCAGTAGTCAAAGAGAGGTCAGCAGTCGCCATCGGTCTGGAGAGTGCGAATGATGAGATTCTCAGAAAATGCATCCGCAAAGGATTCACCGTTGGAGACTACGAACAGGCAGCCAGAGTTCTGAATAAGCTTAACATCCCCTTGAGAACCTATCTGCTTCTTAAGCCTCCTTATTTGACTGAAAGGGCGGCAATCGAGGATGCAAAGGCTTCAGTGAAATATGCGGCTCAATTCTCAGAAAGCGTCAGCGTCAACCCGGTCAATGTGCAGCGCAGCACGCTGGTGGAGTCTCTGTGGTCAAGGGGAAGCTACGCCCCGCCGATGATCTGGTCTTTAATTGAGGTCCTAAAGGACGGTTCCGGCAAGGAAGGCTGCAGACTGCTTTCATCGCCTTCAGGCGGAGGAGCTGCAAGGGGAGTCCACAACTGCGGGAAATGTGACAAGGCCCTGCTTTCAGCAGTAGAAAAATTCTCATATTCTCAGGATCCGGCAGAATTCGAGAAAGTTGACTGCGAGTGCCGCGGCGAATGGCAGGCTCTGCTTGAGCTTCAGGATCTGATGTTTACCAGCGTAGATGTCAAAAAACACGTCTCGGAAAACATTGTTGAATAA
- a CDS encoding DUF5611 family protein: MKFDIKRGHGALLEGDGLKNLMVEMFGDVKEENGAYVTSFGATTKFEVKFISKSELEVSTESDKNASEEAMIESNRKYNDFMLKATGFSSKERSKRMQKKAKEGKL; encoded by the coding sequence TTGAAATTCGATATAAAGAGAGGACACGGAGCACTGTTGGAAGGAGATGGATTGAAAAACTTGATGGTCGAAATGTTTGGAGACGTCAAGGAGGAAAACGGTGCATATGTCACTTCATTCGGGGCAACAACAAAATTCGAAGTCAAGTTCATTAGCAAGTCTGAGCTTGAAGTGAGCACAGAATCTGATAAAAATGCTTCTGAAGAAGCGATGATCGAATCTAACCGCAAATATAACGATTTTATGCTGAAAGCCACAGGTTTTTCATCAAAAGAGCGTTCTAAAAGGATGCAGAAAAAAGCCAAAGAAGGTAAACTTTAA
- a CDS encoding 50S ribosomal protein L3 has product MPNKRRPRRGSKAYSPRKRAVSQTPRLDTWPEISEGPKLQGFAGYKAGMTHAFMVDDRKTSLTAKQEIQIPVTVLEVPPMKVAAVRVYENTRYGLRTVGEAWAPSVDSLLKRRLPIPKNYNAEESWAKLAEKDIADVRVLTYTQPKLVTGVPKKVPELMETRIGGGTIDERLAYAKEILGKEVSISDFAKSGALVDVAAVTKGKGFQGAVKRWGVKLLSHKNSKHRRMIGTLGPKRPGLVRPTVPQSGQMGYHQRTEFNKRIIKIGESGEEVNPKGGFLHYGSVRNNYLLIYGSVPGPTKRLIRIRDPVRPSKVSGDAPDVVYISTESKQGA; this is encoded by the coding sequence ATGCCGAACAAAAGACGTCCAAGAAGAGGCTCGAAGGCGTACTCGCCACGAAAAAGAGCCGTTAGCCAAACACCTAGATTAGATACTTGGCCAGAGATTAGCGAAGGCCCTAAACTTCAGGGCTTTGCCGGTTATAAAGCCGGAATGACTCATGCGTTCATGGTCGATGACCGCAAAACAAGTCTCACCGCTAAACAAGAAATACAGATCCCAGTTACTGTTCTAGAAGTGCCACCAATGAAAGTGGCGGCTGTAAGAGTATATGAGAATACCCGCTACGGGCTCCGCACTGTCGGAGAAGCCTGGGCGCCATCTGTGGATTCGCTCCTCAAGAGGCGCTTGCCGATTCCCAAGAACTACAATGCTGAAGAATCCTGGGCAAAGCTGGCAGAAAAGGACATAGCTGATGTCCGCGTGCTCACATACACACAGCCGAAATTAGTGACTGGTGTTCCTAAAAAAGTTCCTGAACTTATGGAAACCCGCATTGGTGGAGGAACTATCGACGAGAGACTTGCCTACGCAAAAGAAATCCTGGGCAAAGAAGTATCAATTTCTGATTTTGCAAAAAGTGGTGCATTAGTTGATGTGGCTGCAGTCACCAAGGGAAAAGGTTTCCAGGGTGCAGTCAAGAGATGGGGAGTAAAGCTTCTGTCCCACAAGAACTCAAAGCACCGCAGAATGATCGGTACCCTCGGTCCAAAGAGGCCTGGACTTGTTCGTCCAACCGTGCCTCAGTCTGGTCAGATGGGTTACCACCAGCGTACAGAATTCAACAAGCGTATTATTAAGATCGGAGAAAGCGGAGAAGAAGTCAACCCCAAGGGAGGATTCCTCCACTACGGTTCAGTCCGCAATAATTATCTCCTTATCTATGGTTCTGTGCCAGGTCCCACAAAGAGACTGATCCGCATCAGGGATCCAGTAAGGCCTTCGAAAGTCTCTGGAGATGCACCTGACGTTGTTTACATCTCAACCGAATCCAAGCAGGGGGCTTGA
- the rpl4p gene encoding 50S ribosomal protein L4, with amino-acid sequence MASVNVYSVDGKTVKSVELPAAFSTEYRPDLIHKAVVAEQANKRQPYGPSEKAGMRHAVSQWGKGRGTSRVQRLTQGNKAAESPNNVGGRRAFPPKPEKDYSKKMNKKEKQLAKLSALAAVSNPEIVKNRGHRFDENVTLPLVVENDFEKIATTAEAIAVFESLGVYDDLLRAKDGKKIRAGRGKMRGRKYRTPRSILVVVSENEVPIFKGVHNLPGVEVVCTSGLSAGKLAPGGAAGRLTIFTESALEQTGGW; translated from the coding sequence ATGGCAAGTGTAAATGTATATTCAGTAGACGGAAAAACCGTCAAAAGTGTGGAGCTCCCCGCAGCATTTTCAACAGAGTATCGTCCAGACCTCATCCACAAAGCTGTTGTAGCCGAACAGGCCAACAAACGCCAGCCTTATGGACCAAGTGAAAAAGCTGGTATGAGACATGCAGTTTCTCAGTGGGGAAAAGGCCGTGGAACTTCACGTGTTCAAAGGCTTACACAGGGCAACAAAGCTGCCGAGTCTCCTAACAACGTAGGAGGAAGGCGTGCATTCCCACCAAAGCCGGAGAAAGATTACTCTAAAAAGATGAACAAGAAAGAGAAGCAGCTTGCAAAGTTGTCAGCACTGGCCGCTGTTTCCAACCCTGAGATTGTAAAGAACAGGGGACACCGCTTTGACGAAAATGTAACTCTTCCTTTAGTTGTTGAGAACGACTTTGAGAAGATTGCAACAACTGCAGAAGCAATTGCAGTTTTCGAGAGCTTAGGTGTATATGATGATCTTCTCAGAGCAAAGGATGGAAAGAAAATCCGTGCTGGTAGAGGAAAGATGAGAGGCAGAAAATACCGCACTCCCAGAAGCATCCTCGTGGTAGTCTCTGAGAATGAGGTTCCTATTTTCAAGGGTGTACACAACCTCCCTGGTGTCGAAGTCGTATGTACCAGCGGACTAAGTGCAGGAAAACTCGCTCCCGGCGGAGCTGCAGGTCGCTTGACTATATTCACTGAGTCTGCACTCGAACAGACTGGAGGCTGGTAA
- a CDS encoding 50S ribosomal protein L23 codes for MPKDSVLIHPYVTEKTMNFMSGTPTQKFKDGNKLEFLVTRDATKAEIKADFESHFDVKVEKVWTRITKNGKRATIKLAEGYSAEDIGMRIGVF; via the coding sequence ATGCCTAAAGATTCAGTTTTAATTCATCCATACGTCACAGAAAAGACGATGAACTTCATGAGTGGAACACCAACCCAGAAGTTCAAAGACGGGAACAAGCTCGAATTCCTTGTTACAAGGGATGCCACCAAGGCTGAAATCAAAGCAGACTTCGAGAGTCACTTTGATGTAAAGGTCGAGAAGGTGTGGACGAGGATCACAAAGAACGGAAAGCGTGCTACGATTAAACTCGCTGAGGGATACTCGGCAGAAGACATCGGCATGAGAATCGGAGTGTTCTGA
- a CDS encoding 50S ribosomal protein L2: MGKQLRQQRRGRGGSQYRSPSHRHVGDIRYPRLDASTGKIEDFIHAPGRNGPLAKIDFNGEKVLMIAAEGMMVGNNVSFGDNSADRTPGSVVSLSSVPEGSFVYNIEGQPGDGGKFVRTAGTSATVVSRGSKVVLLMPSGEFKSFDPRCRATVGVVAGGGLKEKPFAKSGNKYHAYRSKSKAYFKVKGIAMNAVDHPHGGGGHPHVGVPSTVSRNAAPGRKVGRLSPKRRRK; this comes from the coding sequence ATGGGTAAGCAACTCAGACAACAAAGACGTGGACGCGGAGGATCCCAATATCGCTCCCCAAGCCACAGGCACGTCGGTGACATCAGGTATCCTAGATTGGATGCTTCTACCGGCAAGATTGAAGATTTCATTCATGCCCCAGGAAGAAACGGACCTCTGGCAAAAATCGATTTCAACGGTGAGAAGGTCCTTATGATCGCAGCTGAAGGAATGATGGTCGGAAACAATGTCTCATTTGGTGACAATTCTGCAGACCGTACTCCTGGAAGTGTTGTGTCACTTTCAAGCGTTCCTGAAGGAAGCTTCGTTTACAATATTGAAGGGCAGCCCGGAGATGGTGGAAAGTTTGTGCGCACAGCAGGAACTTCTGCAACCGTCGTAAGCAGAGGAAGCAAAGTAGTTCTCCTCATGCCTTCTGGTGAATTCAAATCATTTGATCCCCGTTGCCGCGCAACAGTTGGTGTTGTAGCAGGCGGCGGTTTGAAAGAAAAACCATTCGCTAAATCAGGTAACAAATATCACGCATACCGCAGCAAGAGTAAGGCCTATTTCAAGGTGAAAGGTATCGCCATGAACGCTGTAGACCACCCACATGGTGGTGGAGGTCACCCACACGTTGGTGTCCCGAGCACAGTAAGTAGGAACGCTGCTCCTGGACGTAAGGTAGGACGCCTGTCTCCTAAGAGAAGGAGGAAGTGA
- a CDS encoding 30S ribosomal protein S19, producing MAKATKYGNPKSARRKQRKKKGGITARRKKEFTYRGYSMEELLEMPFDEMVSLLPCRIRRTLARGMNDEQSTAFETLRTSDKEVIKTHRRDVPIVPQFVGKRVSVYNGKEFIEFEIKPEMIGHFTGEFSMTRGDVKHSGPGVGATRGSKFLPLK from the coding sequence ATGGCAAAGGCTACTAAATATGGCAATCCAAAATCTGCACGCAGAAAGCAGCGTAAGAAGAAGGGAGGCATTACCGCCCGCAGGAAGAAAGAGTTCACCTACCGTGGATATTCCATGGAAGAGTTACTCGAGATGCCTTTCGATGAGATGGTATCATTGCTGCCATGCAGAATCCGCAGGACCCTTGCAAGGGGAATGAACGATGAGCAGAGCACTGCTTTTGAGACTCTCAGAACAAGCGACAAAGAAGTCATAAAAACTCACCGCCGCGATGTTCCAATTGTGCCACAGTTTGTCGGCAAGAGAGTTTCTGTTTACAATGGAAAAGAATTCATTGAGTTTGAAATCAAACCCGAGATGATCGGACATTTCACTGGTGAATTCAGTATGACTAGAGGAGATGTCAAGCACTCCGGACCTGGTGTAGGTGCTACCAGAGGTTCAAAGTTCTTGCCGCTGAAGTGA
- a CDS encoding 50S ribosomal protein L22: protein MAGYTQYANPDVTSKAIGKEMPISPKDSREICRMIRGKKVNVAIQMLEEVIDLKRPVPFKRYNSGIAHKPNVGPGRYPKKSAQAILAVLESAKHNAEYKGLDADNMKVTVIAATLGRTIPGYMPRAHGRSTQWNHQTVNIEVILEEVE, encoded by the coding sequence ATGGCTGGATATACACAATATGCTAACCCTGATGTAACCTCCAAGGCGATCGGCAAAGAAATGCCAATCTCTCCTAAAGACTCAAGAGAAATTTGCCGCATGATCAGGGGCAAGAAGGTAAACGTAGCTATCCAGATGCTGGAAGAAGTAATAGACTTGAAAAGGCCTGTGCCTTTCAAGCGCTATAACTCCGGCATTGCCCACAAACCAAACGTGGGACCTGGAAGATATCCTAAAAAATCTGCACAAGCTATACTTGCCGTCCTTGAGAGTGCAAAGCACAATGCAGAATACAAAGGACTTGACGCAGACAACATGAAAGTTACTGTGATTGCAGCAACTCTCGGTCGCACAATTCCTGGGTATATGCCACGTGCTCACGGTCGCAGCACCCAATGGAACCACCAGACTGTAAACATCGAAGTAATTCTTGAGGAGGTTGAGTGA
- a CDS encoding 30S ribosomal protein S3, with protein sequence MASERKFIAENTRRVLLKEYLMKEVTRAGFGGLDVQRTPMGTRVTLITERPGIIIGRRGAAIKNLTRAIEEDFSFDNPQVEVQEVDNPNLNAQIMAEKLAFALERGWHFRRAGHSTIRRVMDNGARGCHIIIAGKLTGQRHRTEKFKEGYIKFCGEPKIQDVDKGYAVAKLKPGVIGVTVEIMRPNSKLPDEIDVTLPVEAAEKFPELASLMEKKDDFRPVELKSEVVVEEPVEEPEAEPVEAEAPEAEEPKIEEDENQGGEQ encoded by the coding sequence ATGGCAAGCGAAAGGAAATTTATCGCTGAGAATACACGCAGGGTTCTTCTCAAGGAATACCTGATGAAAGAGGTTACAAGAGCAGGTTTCGGAGGTCTTGACGTCCAACGTACCCCTATGGGTACAAGGGTCACACTCATCACAGAGCGTCCAGGTATCATCATCGGACGCCGTGGTGCAGCTATCAAGAACCTTACTCGTGCTATTGAGGAAGACTTCAGCTTCGACAATCCTCAAGTAGAAGTTCAGGAAGTCGACAACCCCAATCTCAACGCTCAGATTATGGCTGAAAAACTAGCATTTGCATTGGAACGCGGATGGCACTTCAGACGTGCAGGACACTCCACCATCCGCAGAGTAATGGATAACGGTGCTAGGGGATGCCACATAATTATTGCTGGTAAGCTTACTGGTCAGAGACACAGAACTGAAAAATTCAAAGAAGGATACATAAAATTCTGCGGAGAACCAAAGATCCAGGATGTTGACAAAGGCTACGCAGTAGCAAAACTCAAGCCTGGTGTAATTGGTGTCACAGTTGAAATTATGCGTCCCAATTCTAAACTGCCTGATGAGATTGACGTCACACTGCCAGTCGAAGCAGCAGAGAAATTCCCAGAATTAGCTTCACTCATGGAAAAGAAAGATGACTTCCGTCCAGTCGAACTCAAGAGTGAAGTGGTTGTGGAAGAGCCTGTCGAGGAACCAGAAGCCGAACCAGTTGAGGCAGAGGCTCCAGAGGCAGAAGAGCCCAAGATTGAAGAAGATGAAAACCAGGGTGGTGAGCAGTAA
- the rpmC gene encoding 50S ribosomal protein L29, translating to MALLRTSEIREMTAEERSKTLAELRGELMHERGTAAMGGAPANPGKIRALRTNIARIQTIQKEEEKN from the coding sequence ATGGCACTTCTCAGGACTTCAGAGATCAGGGAAATGACTGCTGAAGAGCGGTCAAAAACACTAGCAGAGCTCCGAGGCGAACTAATGCATGAACGTGGGACAGCCGCCATGGGTGGCGCTCCCGCCAACCCCGGAAAAATCAGGGCCCTTAGGACAAACATTGCTAGGATCCAAACCATCCAGAAGGAGGAGGAGAAGAACTAA
- the yciH gene encoding stress response translation initiation inhibitor YciH — MAEICPVCGLPKELCMCEEIAREQQTVRISTDSRRYGKIVTVVEGIDENDIDMDDLAKKLKSKCAAGGTVKEGRIELQGDHKKKVKEVLEQMGFKTDVR, encoded by the coding sequence ATGGCGGAAATTTGTCCGGTATGTGGGCTACCCAAAGAGCTGTGCATGTGTGAAGAAATCGCACGCGAGCAGCAAACAGTCAGAATAAGCACAGATAGCAGGCGTTATGGAAAAATCGTCACCGTTGTCGAAGGCATCGATGAGAATGATATTGACATGGACGATCTGGCTAAGAAGCTAAAAAGTAAGTGTGCTGCAGGCGGTACAGTCAAAGAAGGACGTATCGAGCTCCAGGGTGACCATAAGAAAAAGGTCAAGGAAGTCCTTGAACAGATGGGCTTCAAAACGGACGTAAGATGA
- a CDS encoding ribonuclease P component 1 family protein: protein MRSEFIGMDVEIQSLGCGNFCGAIVDESKNTLTIRKDSREITVPKSSSEFLFTYQGESVLIHGSEIQYRPEDRIKKIR from the coding sequence ATGAGGTCGGAATTCATTGGCATGGATGTAGAGATTCAGTCACTCGGCTGCGGAAATTTCTGCGGTGCGATTGTAGACGAATCTAAGAATACACTCACCATCCGCAAAGACAGCAGGGAAATTACTGTTCCTAAGTCTAGTAGCGAATTCCTGTTCACATACCAGGGCGAATCCGTCCTGATTCATGGATCGGAGATCCAGTACCGACCTGAGGATCGGATTAAAAAGATAAGGTGA